A region of the Cytobacillus luteolus genome:
TTTCGGTGATGATAAACAATATCGTGTAGAGTCTGCGAAAATGCTAGGTACTCTTCTTCATATGATGCAGGGCACACCTTACATTTACCAAGGCGAAGAAATAGGCATGACGAATGTGAAATTCAGCTCTATTGAAGAATATAAAGATATTGAAACCTTAAATATGTATAAGGATAAGGTTCAGGAAAATGGAGAAGATCCTGAAAAAGTGATGCTCTCGATTTACACTAAGGGGCGTGATAATGCTAGAACACCTGTACAATGGGACGCTACCGCTCATGCGGGATTCACAACTGGCACACCTTGGATACAGGTGAACCCAAATTATACAGAAATCAATGCCCAACAAGCAGTTAGTGACGAAAACTCAGTCTTTCATTACTATAAGAAGCTAATTCAGCTTCGTAAGCAGCATGACATTATTGTCTACGGTTCGTATGAAATCATTCTTGAAGATCACAATGAAATCTATGCCTATACGAGAACATTAGGTGATGAAAAATTACTTGTGATAACAAACTTCTCAGGCGAAACCCCAACATTCACTTTACCTGAAGGTTTGAGTTTTACACAGCAAGAATTACTGATTAGTAATTATGATGTAAATCATGATGAAAAAATAAACAAATTTGCGTTAAAACCATGGGAAGCAAGGGTATATAAGTTAGCATAACCTATTGTTTGCGCATTTGTTTTTTCGAGAACTTTAGCTATGTAATTTTTTCTAACTATATTAATGGACAGAAAGGTCAAAATAACTCTGAAAGGGGAGGATTTATTTTGACAATGTCAGTTCGAGAGTTAATGACTGAAAATGTAGCCACTGTTACACCGAGTCAAACGATTCAAGAAGCAGCATCAATCATGAGTGAATACAATGTGGGTTCCGTTCCTGTCGTTGAAAATGGTCAATTAAAGGGGATTGTTACAGACCGTGACATCATCATTCGATCAACAGCTCAAGGAATGGGGAGTTCGACCCCAGTCTCACATGTGATGTCTTCAAACCTCGTACAAGGTTCTCCTTCTATGAGTGTTGAAGAAGCTACATCTCTTATGTCTCAGAATCAAATCAGACGTTTACCAATCGTTGAGAACAACAACTTAGTTGGTATTGTAGCACTTGGGGATATTGCTACAAATCATACGTTTGACCATGAGGCAGAGCAGGCATTAACGAATATTTCTGAACCTTCTACTCCACAGATATAGAGAGATAAAATGGGTACTCGCATGCGCGGGTACCTTTTTTGATATACTAAAATTAACTAATTTAGTTTGTAACTAGGGGGAGAAGTATTTTGTCAAAAATAGACTTATCTAAATTTGAAAAGAAAATGATGATCCGACAGATCGGCTATAAGGATATAAAAGACATTATAGCATTACAGAAGATTTGTTTTCCTGGTATGGATCCATGGACAAAGGATCAACTAGAAAGTCACCTCGAAGAATTTCCAGAGGGGCAAATTTGTGTAGAATATGATGGTGAAATTATTGGGTCATGTTCAAGTTTAATTGTAAACTTTGATGAATATGATGATCGTCATACATGGGATGACATTACAGATGAGGGTTATATTACCAACCATAATCCTGATGGTTACAATTTATATGGAATTGAAGTAATGGTTCATCCTGAATACAGAGGAATGAAAATTGGTAATCGGCTATATGAGGCTAGGAAGGACCTAGCACAAAGGTTAAATTTAAAAAGTATTATTATCGGAGGTCGAATTCCGTTTTATCATAAGTATGAAAAGGATATGTCTCCAAGAGAGTATGTTGAACAAGTTATATCACATAAGTTGTATGATCCTGTCCTTTCTTTTCAGTTAATGAATGGATTTACATTAATGAGGATCAATCCGAATTACTTACCTGATGACCTTGCTTCAAATAAATATGCAACCTTAATGGAATGGAATAATATTGACTATCGAGCCAAAACAAAGCGACACTACAAAACAGCTTTTCCAGTCCGTATTTGTGTCGTTCAATACATGATGAAACAAATCAATTCATTTGATGAATTTGCGAAACAGGTTGAATATTATACCGATGTAGCTTCAGATGCGGGTTCAGATTTTGCCGTATTCCCAGAAATCTTTACAACTCAGTTAATGTCTTTCTTAGATGAAAAAATCCCAAGTAAAGCGATTCAAAAGTTAACAGAGTATACTGAACAGTACATTC
Encoded here:
- a CDS encoding CBS domain-containing protein, which translates into the protein MSVRELMTENVATVTPSQTIQEAASIMSEYNVGSVPVVENGQLKGIVTDRDIIIRSTAQGMGSSTPVSHVMSSNLVQGSPSMSVEEATSLMSQNQIRRLPIVENNNLVGIVALGDIATNHTFDHEAEQALTNISEPSTPQI
- a CDS encoding GNAT family N-acetyltransferase, which produces MLSKIDLSKFEKKMMIRQIGYKDIKDIIALQKICFPGMDPWTKDQLESHLEEFPEGQICVEYDGEIIGSCSSLIVNFDEYDDRHTWDDITDEGYITNHNPDGYNLYGIEVMVHPEYRGMKIGNRLYEARKDLAQRLNLKSIIIGGRIPFYHKYEKDMSPREYVEQVISHKLYDPVLSFQLMNGFTLMRINPNYLPDDLASNKYATLMEWNNIDYRAKTKRHYKTAFPVRICVVQYMMKQINSFDEFAKQVEYYTDVASDAGSDFAVFPEIFTTQLMSFLDEKIPSKAIQKLTEYTEQYIQLFTELAVRYNVNIIGGSHFVEEEEGKIYNIAYLFRRDGTIEKQYKIHITPNERKWWGITRGDKVRVFDTDCGRIAIQICYDIEFPELARIATDQGAKIIFTPFCTEDRQGYLRVRYCAQARAVENQIYTVIAGTVGNLPQTENMDIQYAQSAIFAPSDFEFERDGIVGECNPNIEMVIIGDVDLEILRRQRQNGTVRQLKDRRPDIYQISYKE